The Phycisphaeraceae bacterium genome window below encodes:
- a CDS encoding sugar phosphate isomerase/epimerase, giving the protein MARPVTLFTGQWADLPFETMCDKAAGFGYDGLELACWGDHFDVTQAAASDDYCKGRWDILSKYDLTAFAVSNHLVGQAVCDIIDQRHQAILPESIWGDGDPEGVRQRAAQQMILTAQAARRFLDNKPGGPGHFPAVVNGFTGSSIWHSIYAFPPTSQDYWNAGFEDFARRWTPILDAFEKANVNFALEVHPTEIAFDLATSTRALEAVNHHRRFGFNYDPSHLGYQGVDYIRFIREFSDRIYHVHMKDAWWGHGDGTVGVFGGHTTFADPRRFWDFRSLGRGDIDFEGIIVALNDIGYAGPLSVEWEDARMDREHGAAEACDFVRAVDFPTSDLMFDAQFDR; this is encoded by the coding sequence ATGGCACGCCCCGTGACCCTCTTCACCGGCCAGTGGGCCGACCTCCCCTTCGAAACCATGTGCGACAAGGCTGCCGGCTTCGGCTACGACGGCCTCGAACTCGCCTGCTGGGGCGACCATTTCGACGTCACCCAGGCCGCCGCCTCCGACGACTACTGCAAAGGCCGCTGGGACATCCTCAGCAAGTACGACCTCACCGCCTTCGCTGTCTCCAACCACCTCGTCGGCCAGGCCGTCTGCGACATCATCGACCAGCGCCACCAGGCCATCCTCCCCGAGAGCATCTGGGGCGATGGCGATCCCGAAGGCGTCCGCCAACGCGCCGCCCAACAGATGATCCTCACCGCTCAGGCCGCCCGACGGTTCCTCGACAACAAGCCTGGTGGACCCGGTCACTTCCCCGCCGTCGTCAACGGCTTCACCGGCTCCTCCATCTGGCACAGCATCTACGCTTTCCCGCCAACCTCCCAGGACTACTGGAACGCCGGCTTCGAGGACTTCGCCAGACGCTGGACCCCTATCCTCGACGCCTTTGAGAAGGCCAACGTCAACTTCGCCCTCGAAGTCCACCCCACCGAGATCGCCTTCGACCTCGCCACCTCGACTCGCGCGCTCGAAGCCGTCAACCACCACCGCCGCTTCGGCTTCAACTACGACCCCTCCCACCTCGGGTACCAGGGCGTCGACTACATCCGCTTCATCCGCGAGTTCTCCGACCGCATCTACCACGTCCACATGAAAGACGCCTGGTGGGGCCATGGCGACGGCACCGTCGGTGTCTTCGGCGGGCACACCACCTTCGCCGACCCCCGCCGCTTCTGGGACTTCCGCTCACTCGGCCGTGGCGACATCGACTTTGAAGGCATCATCGTTGCCCTCAACGACATCGGCTACGCCGGACCGCTCTCCGTCGAGTGGGAAGACGCCCGCATGGACCGCGAGCACGGCGCCGCCGAAGCCTGCGACTTCGTTCGCGCTGTCGATTTCCCCACCTCCGACCTCATGTTCGACGCCCAGTTTGACCGCTAG
- the trpE gene encoding anthranilate synthase component I → MPQTIPSESELAGLMEAARASGCRYVPVAMRVLSDLLTPVLAYRRLVAPDARDAPSFLFESVVDGDRVGRFSYLGARPAAELIARGHEVEVRWHTEGGESERFTCEDPLAEVSARSGRMRAQAVGGLPDFCGGWVGYVGYDTVRYAEPEKLADAPADDRGLADLHLQLYLDVIAFDQVQKTATLITHVDLEREEEVGAAYDRAVAYLRAMAGLISEAHPEGRDHLKLAEAGIDLASPPSELPVSTLGVGGYQAAVERVKEYVLAGDVFQVVPSQRFERVTSVDPFEVYRALRVVNPSPYMFYLQIEGGMLVGSSPEILCRVHEGRIVNRPLAGTRKRGVTAEEDQVLERELLADPKDRAEHIMLVDLGRNDVGRVARSGSVELMRLMEVERYSHVMHISSTVEGELRRDLTAWDALRTTLPVGTVSGAPKIRAMQVIDELEPTRRGPYGGAVGYADLLGNLDMAIALRTMVVLPGAEAGTWRVHLQAGGGIVADSDADAEHQETVNKAAALAKAVDVAERAFGAQA, encoded by the coding sequence ATGCCGCAGACGATACCGAGCGAGTCTGAGCTGGCGGGGCTGATGGAGGCGGCCCGGGCCTCGGGTTGTCGGTACGTGCCGGTGGCGATGCGGGTGCTGAGTGACTTGTTGACGCCAGTGCTCGCGTATCGCCGGTTAGTAGCGCCGGATGCGCGGGACGCGCCGAGTTTTTTGTTCGAGTCGGTGGTGGATGGTGACCGGGTGGGGCGGTTTAGTTATTTGGGGGCGCGTCCTGCTGCGGAGCTGATCGCGCGGGGGCACGAGGTGGAGGTGCGTTGGCATACGGAGGGTGGGGAGAGCGAGCGTTTCACTTGCGAGGACCCGTTGGCGGAGGTGTCTGCGCGGTCGGGGCGGATGCGGGCGCAGGCGGTCGGGGGTCTGCCGGATTTCTGCGGGGGTTGGGTGGGTTATGTGGGGTACGACACGGTTCGGTATGCGGAGCCGGAGAAGCTGGCGGATGCTCCAGCGGATGATCGTGGTCTGGCGGACCTCCATCTGCAGCTTTATCTGGATGTGATTGCGTTTGACCAGGTTCAGAAGACGGCGACGCTGATCACGCATGTGGATCTTGAGCGAGAGGAAGAGGTTGGGGCTGCGTATGACCGGGCGGTGGCGTATCTGCGGGCGATGGCGGGGCTGATCAGTGAGGCGCATCCGGAGGGTCGGGATCACTTGAAGCTGGCGGAGGCGGGGATTGATCTAGCGTCTCCGCCTAGTGAGTTGCCGGTTTCGACGTTGGGGGTAGGCGGGTATCAAGCTGCGGTGGAGCGGGTCAAGGAATATGTGCTGGCGGGGGATGTGTTTCAGGTGGTGCCGAGTCAGCGTTTTGAGCGTGTGACGTCGGTGGACCCGTTTGAGGTTTACCGGGCGCTGCGGGTGGTGAATCCGTCGCCTTACATGTTCTATCTGCAGATCGAGGGCGGGATGCTGGTGGGTTCGAGCCCGGAGATTCTGTGTCGTGTGCATGAGGGGCGGATCGTGAATCGGCCCCTGGCGGGGACGCGGAAGCGTGGCGTGACGGCAGAGGAGGATCAGGTGCTGGAGCGTGAGTTGCTGGCTGATCCGAAGGATCGGGCGGAGCACATCATGCTGGTGGACCTGGGGCGGAATGATGTGGGTCGTGTGGCGCGGTCGGGGTCGGTGGAGCTGATGCGGCTGATGGAGGTTGAGCGGTACAGCCATGTGATGCATATCAGTTCGACGGTGGAGGGTGAGTTGCGGCGTGATCTGACGGCGTGGGATGCGCTGCGGACGACGCTTCCGGTGGGGACGGTGAGCGGGGCGCCGAAGATCCGGGCGATGCAGGTGATTGATGAGCTGGAGCCGACGCGGCGGGGGCCTTACGGCGGGGCGGTGGGGTACGCGGACCTGCTGGGGAATCTCGATATGGCGATTGCGCTGCGGACGATGGTGGTGCTGCCTGGGGCTGAGGCGGGGACGTGGCGGGTGCATTTGCAGGCCGGTGGCGGGATCGTGGCGGATTCGGATGCTGACGCGGAGCATCAGGAGACGGTGAATAAGGCGGCGGCGCTGGCCAAGGCGGTGGATGTGGCGGAGCGGGCGTTTGGGGCTCAGGCGTAG
- a CDS encoding NfeD family protein, which produces MTPSLWLLLAQAQSQAPAAAASGNNTLIGWGVLLIAIGFGLVVLEFFVPSAGVLAIIASTSIVVGIVLLFLQDTTIGLLATLCALVLLPIVLATGLKILPHTPIFRWLTLDDPKPEQADATKQATLIGHEGVALKDLRPIGTCLIDDQRIECLAQGGVIEAGSRVRVVSHDRFQTKVTPIG; this is translated from the coding sequence GTGACCCCATCCCTCTGGCTACTGCTGGCTCAGGCTCAATCCCAGGCTCCCGCCGCCGCGGCCTCGGGCAACAACACCCTCATCGGCTGGGGCGTCCTGCTCATCGCCATCGGCTTTGGCCTTGTGGTTCTCGAGTTCTTCGTCCCCTCCGCAGGCGTCCTCGCCATCATCGCCTCCACCTCGATCGTCGTCGGCATCGTCCTGCTCTTCCTGCAGGACACCACCATCGGACTGCTCGCCACCCTCTGCGCCCTGGTCCTGCTCCCCATCGTCCTCGCCACCGGCCTCAAGATCTTGCCCCACACGCCCATCTTCCGCTGGCTCACCCTCGACGACCCGAAACCAGAACAGGCCGACGCCACCAAACAGGCTACCCTAATCGGCCACGAGGGCGTCGCCCTCAAAGACCTCCGCCCCATCGGAACCTGCCTCATCGACGACCAACGCATCGAATGCCTCGCCCAAGGCGGGGTCATCGAAGCCGGCTCACGAGTCCGCGTCGTCTCCCACGACCGCTTCCAGACCAAAGTCACACCAATCGGCTAA
- a CDS encoding FliM/FliN family flagellar motor switch protein encodes MATDVKTLLRLKVPFIVEIGRKRFPLDDILSLGPGAILELDKSADGSLALLVNNKKVGDGEAVKVGENFGVRIEKLATAAERIEALGA; translated from the coding sequence ATGGCTACAGATGTGAAGACGTTGTTGCGGCTGAAGGTGCCTTTTATTGTCGAGATTGGTCGCAAGCGTTTTCCGCTGGATGACATTTTGTCGCTGGGGCCGGGTGCGATTCTTGAGTTGGACAAGTCGGCTGATGGGTCGTTGGCGCTGCTTGTGAACAACAAGAAGGTTGGTGATGGGGAGGCGGTGAAGGTGGGCGAGAACTTCGGGGTGCGTATCGAGAAGTTGGCGACGGCGGCGGAGCGTATCGAGGCGTTGGGCGCTTAA
- a CDS encoding MFS transporter, protein MQTPVAGPTRRPLWRNLNFTLMWTSTAASGFGDQIVMRTAWVLLGGLTATADSTSLKAGVHFFFFIPYLLLSLPAGWLADRVPRKWIMFACDQTRGLAVLLAFYMLMGATGPAHVDESYHLRIILILLLAGSCAATFNPARNAVIPEIIPRTQLQPANAVILGINVVASMCGVLIFKAMTSADDIETVRTGLKLSACFYFVSGWFFAFLKPITHHHAVEKPPSHTMRAAVTYTRRHRRLIVLIIFNMLLWSAAALINSSIPGIARTHHNYDGDRLLSFEAFVSAAVGFGMLAGAILIGTLGRRRESTSTLTLATAGAGLSAALLATVPVVWASVFFAFLVGVFGNIAIVTSITTIQCLTPNYIRGRIMGLTALSNTFISVLTYCIIWRLPDTDSIVVIAVAIMGLLMILVGAIGFYRHLTSGPMDDATSNALWRFCRFYILIYHRCRWVGKHHVPSSGKLILAANHTTGLDPLTMQGPLLRPIRWVMLTSYLFWPLNPLWRAARPIALELGGTNTAKIRTIVATLNDEDAMIGIFPEGALQRTVRELKPLQPGIVMMQRRSGAPIVPIYIHGTPLKHAMAWHFLWPGRVTVVYGRPWLPPENLSSEDFLKELTDRMNELQDLVPTALDIPSNA, encoded by the coding sequence ATGCAGACACCGGTCGCAGGCCCAACCAGACGCCCCCTCTGGCGCAACCTCAACTTCACCCTGATGTGGACCAGCACCGCCGCCTCGGGCTTCGGCGACCAGATCGTCATGCGCACCGCATGGGTCCTCCTCGGCGGGCTCACCGCCACCGCCGACTCCACCTCCCTCAAAGCCGGTGTCCACTTCTTCTTCTTTATCCCCTACCTCCTGCTGAGCCTCCCGGCGGGCTGGCTCGCCGACCGCGTGCCCCGCAAGTGGATCATGTTCGCCTGCGACCAGACTCGCGGGCTCGCCGTGCTCCTGGCCTTCTACATGCTCATGGGCGCAACAGGCCCCGCCCACGTCGATGAGTCCTACCACCTGCGCATCATCCTCATCCTGCTGCTCGCCGGTTCCTGCGCCGCCACGTTCAACCCCGCCCGCAACGCCGTCATCCCCGAGATCATCCCACGCACCCAACTCCAACCCGCCAACGCCGTGATCCTCGGCATCAACGTCGTCGCCTCGATGTGCGGGGTCCTCATCTTCAAGGCCATGACCTCCGCCGACGACATCGAGACCGTCCGCACCGGTCTCAAACTCTCCGCCTGCTTCTATTTTGTATCCGGCTGGTTCTTTGCCTTCCTCAAACCCATCACGCATCACCACGCCGTCGAAAAACCACCGAGCCACACGATGCGCGCTGCGGTCACCTATACCCGCCGACACCGCCGGCTGATCGTGCTCATCATCTTCAACATGCTCCTCTGGTCCGCCGCCGCACTCATCAACAGCTCGATCCCCGGCATCGCCCGCACCCACCACAACTACGATGGTGACAGACTCCTGAGCTTCGAGGCCTTCGTCTCCGCCGCCGTCGGATTTGGCATGCTCGCCGGGGCCATCCTCATCGGTACCCTAGGCCGCCGACGCGAATCCACGTCGACCCTCACACTCGCCACCGCCGGTGCCGGACTCTCCGCCGCCCTCCTGGCCACCGTTCCCGTCGTCTGGGCCTCGGTCTTCTTCGCTTTCCTCGTCGGCGTCTTCGGCAACATCGCCATCGTCACCTCCATCACCACCATCCAGTGCCTCACCCCCAACTACATCCGCGGCCGCATCATGGGTCTCACCGCCCTGTCCAACACCTTCATCAGCGTCCTCACCTACTGCATCATCTGGCGACTCCCCGATACCGACTCCATCGTCGTCATCGCCGTCGCCATCATGGGCCTGCTCATGATCCTGGTCGGGGCCATCGGCTTCTACCGACACCTCACCTCCGGCCCCATGGACGACGCCACCTCCAATGCCCTCTGGCGCTTCTGCCGGTTCTACATCCTCATCTATCACCGCTGCCGATGGGTCGGTAAACACCACGTCCCCTCCTCGGGCAAACTCATCCTCGCCGCCAACCACACCACCGGACTCGACCCGCTCACCATGCAGGGCCCGCTGCTCCGCCCGATCCGCTGGGTCATGCTCACCTCATACCTCTTCTGGCCCCTCAACCCCCTCTGGCGCGCCGCCCGACCCATCGCCCTCGAGCTAGGCGGGACCAACACCGCCAAGATCCGCACGATCGTTGCCACGCTCAACGATGAAGACGCCATGATCGGCATCTTCCCCGAAGGTGCCCTCCAGCGAACCGTCCGCGAACTCAAACCCCTCCAACCCGGCATCGTGATGATGCAGCGCCGCTCCGGCGCACCGATCGTCCCGATCTACATCCACGGCACACCCCTCAAGCACGCCATGGCCTGGCATTTCCTCTGGCCTGGCCGGGTCACCGTCGTCTACGGCCGCCCGTGGCTCCCGCCCGAAAACCTCAGCTCCGAGGACTTCCTCAAAGAACTCACCGACCGGATGAACGAACTCCAGGACCTCGTTCCCACCGCCCTCGACATCCCCTCGAACGCCTGA
- a CDS encoding methyl-accepting chemotaxis protein, which produces MKLTIGRKLALGFAVVTLIGVAVGVTAQLSLSNLDKNAAKLSEMIGDSQVGTSSQTTLLSLRMAVKDFLLSNSDEDHERYKTYRDEFLSLYQQSDENFQNPDRRAQLAEIQAKFAQYDQTFLQVTDIINQRNTLRDDVLLPTGKRLRTSLQAYEHKLRDRGNHQHAVDAADATVTLMLARLYGQLYTYTTDQAALSRARAELRSFSDQLLALRQGASTSDIGTLDQIASDLKTYETSLVKADKLVKQRNQLVLHTLDVLGPQIHGHWQTIVESLVADTHAIETLTSQTTSRDITVVNAAIIFDVILAALLAFFITRSITRPMNKTAAVMMNIAEGDGDLTVRLDDKRQDELGDLARGFNRFAMKVHDLVASVQGASHEVASASTEISATSDHISQGLTDQQRQVSLIAAAAEEMSTSVSEVANRASESLGKAKDAGDMATRGGDVVKQTIEDMQEIAQAVKATASCVEDLGKRSEQIGEIIEVINDIADQTNLLALNAAIEAARAGEHGRGFAVVADEVRKLADRTTKATEEIAQSIEAIQSGTNQAVERMQSGTERVSTGVERAGEAGRSLEAIVSGSQEVYSLVESIATSSREQSTASESVTSSVSEISTVIASSAEGSREASEAITMLSRKAEQLSALISKFKLHADDRRKNEGIVPKDIQDKRLDVKKHGIELMHRQGLDPSSIEH; this is translated from the coding sequence ATGAAGTTAACCATCGGACGCAAACTCGCCCTCGGATTCGCCGTTGTCACCTTGATAGGCGTCGCCGTCGGCGTCACCGCACAACTCTCCCTGAGCAACTTGGACAAGAACGCCGCCAAGCTCTCTGAGATGATCGGGGACAGCCAGGTCGGCACCTCCTCACAGACAACCCTCCTCAGCCTCCGCATGGCCGTCAAGGACTTCCTGCTCTCAAACAGCGACGAAGACCATGAACGCTACAAGACCTATCGCGACGAGTTCCTCTCCCTCTACCAGCAATCCGATGAAAACTTCCAGAACCCCGATCGACGCGCCCAACTCGCCGAGATCCAGGCCAAGTTCGCCCAGTACGACCAGACCTTCCTCCAGGTCACCGACATCATCAATCAACGCAACACACTCCGCGATGATGTCCTGCTCCCTACAGGCAAACGCCTCCGCACCAGCCTCCAGGCTTACGAGCACAAACTCCGCGACCGCGGGAACCATCAACACGCTGTCGATGCCGCCGACGCCACCGTCACCCTCATGCTCGCTCGCCTCTACGGCCAACTCTACACCTACACGACCGATCAGGCAGCCCTGTCCCGCGCGCGAGCAGAACTCCGGAGCTTCAGCGATCAACTCCTCGCATTACGCCAAGGCGCCTCGACATCAGACATCGGGACACTCGATCAGATCGCCTCAGACCTCAAGACCTACGAAACAAGCCTCGTCAAAGCCGACAAGCTCGTCAAGCAGCGCAATCAACTCGTCCTCCACACACTCGACGTGCTCGGCCCCCAGATCCACGGCCACTGGCAGACCATCGTCGAGTCTCTTGTCGCCGATACCCACGCCATCGAAACCCTGACCTCGCAGACGACCAGCCGCGATATCACTGTCGTCAACGCCGCCATCATCTTCGACGTGATCCTCGCCGCCTTGCTCGCCTTCTTTATCACCCGCAGCATCACAAGACCCATGAACAAAACCGCCGCCGTGATGATGAACATCGCCGAAGGCGACGGCGACCTCACCGTCCGGCTCGACGACAAACGCCAGGACGAGCTGGGCGACCTCGCCCGCGGCTTCAACCGCTTCGCCATGAAAGTCCACGACCTCGTCGCCTCCGTCCAGGGTGCCTCCCACGAAGTCGCCTCCGCCTCCACCGAGATCTCCGCCACCTCCGATCACATCTCCCAGGGACTCACCGACCAGCAGCGGCAGGTCTCCCTTATCGCCGCCGCCGCCGAAGAGATGTCCACCTCCGTCAGCGAAGTCGCCAACCGCGCCTCCGAATCACTCGGCAAAGCCAAGGACGCCGGCGACATGGCCACCCGAGGCGGGGACGTCGTCAAGCAAACCATCGAGGACATGCAGGAGATCGCTCAGGCCGTCAAAGCCACCGCCTCCTGCGTCGAAGACCTAGGCAAACGCTCCGAGCAGATCGGCGAGATCATCGAAGTCATCAATGACATCGCCGACCAGACCAACCTGCTCGCCCTCAACGCAGCCATCGAAGCCGCCCGGGCCGGCGAGCACGGCAGAGGCTTCGCCGTCGTCGCCGATGAGGTCCGCAAACTCGCCGACCGCACCACCAAGGCCACCGAAGAGATCGCCCAGTCCATCGAAGCGATCCAGTCGGGCACCAACCAGGCCGTCGAACGCATGCAATCCGGCACAGAACGCGTCTCCACAGGCGTCGAACGCGCCGGAGAAGCCGGACGCAGCCTCGAAGCCATCGTCTCCGGCTCCCAGGAGGTCTATAGCCTCGTCGAGTCCATCGCGACCTCATCCCGCGAGCAGTCCACGGCGTCCGAGTCCGTGACCTCCTCCGTCTCTGAAATCTCAACCGTCATCGCCAGCTCCGCTGAGGGTTCGCGAGAAGCTTCCGAGGCCATCACAATGCTCTCCCGCAAGGCCGAGCAGCTCTCCGCCCTCATCAGCAAGTTCAAGCTCCACGCCGATGACCGCCGCAAGAACGAAGGCATCGTCCCCAAGGACATCCAGGACAAACGCCTCGACGTCAAGAAGCATGGCATCGAACTCATGCACCGCCAGGGACTCGACCCCTCCAGCATCGAACATTAA